Within Sphingobium sp. EP60837, the genomic segment ATCCCGGGCAGCGTCCGCCGGCGAGAACCAGTTGAAGCAGAGATTGGGATTATTGCCCCGCTGCTGCTCAGGAAACAAGAGGGCAAAGCCATGTTCATCCGCCAGTTGCGACCAGCCTGAACCCCGGTCATACCCCGCCGCCGTCTGGGTACAGCCGTGCAGAACGACAACGAGGGCTGGATGTCCCCTAATATTTTTCGGCACATGGGCTTTCGCTCTCAAGGCACCGGGATTGCTACCGAAACCGGCGAGGTCCTTCAAGCGGCCTTGAGGCTCCTTTGCCGAGGCCGCGGACATGGGATGCATGGCTGCCAATTGGGCGATCGTGGCCGATAACTTCTTCATGGGCTGATCTCCGGTCCTCAATGCTGCCGGGCAGCCATTATGGGGCCGCGTTTGCTGCACTGCACAATATGGATGTTCTCTCGGCATGCACAAGCCCCTCATCCGTGATTGTCCCTTATCGCGGCCTCTCTTTGACCTCAGTGACCAATTTCCCAAGCCAATCGTCGATATGCGATGTTCCGATTGACACAGCGCGGCGCCGTTGAGAGGATACGTACCGTCGGCTTGGGCTCTGATACGTGCTGGAACTGAGCCCCAATATGTCAGAACCCCGGGATACGACCTGCCCAAGCGAGAGGCCGACCACCTGCCTAAACACCAGACGCTTCTGGTGCGCCTTTTGCTTAGAACGCGAGGTTCGTCTGCACCGGCTGCGTCAGTATTTCCTCGAGGGCGAACATGCCCGCAGGCGGGGTCACCAGCAGCTCTTCCTCTGGCACCGTGAAATCGAGCCACTCCTGCGCACCGCGGCGTTCGATGATCGCTCCATGTCGGGCCTGGTAGCGGATCACCTCCGGATTGGCGTCGACCGTGAGGATACGGTAGCTGACCGGCCAGCTACCCATGGGCGGCTCCCAGAAACCGGCGAGGTAGAAGAAATTGCCGTCCTGCCTGAAGGCACGAAATTTCTTCTCGCCATTGCGGATATGGAATTCTGACGCCGGTACCAGGCAGCGGTTGCTGGGGAAGCGCTTTCCTTCAGCACGTATGAACTCGTAGGAGATGCCGTCGCTGAACTGGGGATTGGAACCCCAGATCGCCTCGATCATCTCAATTTCAGCCATGTCATCAGGGTTTCGCCTGATGATCGCGCGCCGGCTTCATGCGCATCGGGGTCGAACGGAGCGCCCTTCAAATCCATGCCCAGAACATAAACGGAACGTCGATCGGTATCAAGGTCCGTTGAAACGATCAGTTTTCTGCCTGTCCATGTGTAGCTGCTCAGCTGATATTCATGGAGATATTCTCCTCATCGGAGGAAATCCCATGCCGCTTTATGAATGAAGTGAACCGCATGGCAGAACGCCTCGCGATGCTGCAGAAAGTAGGCAAAACTGAAGCTATCCGCCGCGCTCTGTGACACGAGCTCGAGCGCGAGCAACAAATGCCGTCGCTGGTGGAACGCGGTTTGGCGTTCGCCCGTTCGTTGCGGGCAAAAGCCGGACCCGATGCGGGACGGGTGGCTGACAAGAAATTTATCGATAGCCTCTATGGTGAACCATAATGTTCGTGGACGCGTCTGCTCTCACATCGATACTAGCGCACGAAAGCGATGCTCCGGAGTTGTTGGCTCGCCTTCAAAAGGCGCGCGTTCGCCTCACATCCCCCTTGGCGGTGGGGGAGACGGTACTGGCAATTGCTCGAATTCTCGACCTGGAGGTCCGTCACGCCCACCAAGCTGTGGATGAATTTCTTGCCCTTGCCGAAATTCAGGTCACAGCCGTACCGCCAGAGGCCCGCAACCACGCCATCGACGCCTATGATCGCTACGGGAAGTCACGGCACCCGGCCTCGCTCAACTTCGGCGACTGCTTCGCTTATGCCTGTGCCCGGATCGCAGGTGTGCCCCTCCTCTACAAGGGCGATGACTTTCCCTCCGACCGAACATCGTAACAGCATAGAAGGCACGCGTGCGGTCAGATCAACCGCATTCTTTGGATAGCCGAAGCGAGAGGCGCAACTGGTGAGGAGCATGCGATGTGCAATGACTACCGCCTGGAGGTCGATATCGCCTCGATCGCCGAGGATTTTAAAAACCTGCAGATCAGGATCAAAATGCCTGAAGGCGCACCCAATGTGCCGGCGCGCGAGGACATCAAGATCACTGACATGGCGCCCATCGTCCGTTCCATCGAAGGTGAACGTGGTGTGGGCGAACTGGTCAATAGACGGTGGAGTTGGCCGGGGCCCAAGGGCAAGCCGGTCTATAATTTCCGCAGCGAGGGTCGCGCGTTCAGTTCGCACCGCTGCCTGATCGTGGCCGATGGCTTCTATGAATTTACCGATCCGGCCGACCCCACACGGAAGCGGCGCGACAAGTGGCTGTTCACGTTGAAGGATCACCCATGGTTCTGCATTGCCGGCATTTGGCGAGAGAGCCCCGCTGGCGAGGCCTTCACCATGCTCACCATGGATGCCGGGCCCGACGTTGCGCCCTATCATCATCGCCAGATCATCCCGCTGACCCGTGACCAATGGGCCGACTGGCTTGACCCGACAGTTCCGGCCAGCGAAGTGCTTCGCTGGCTGCCGCAGGGGAGCTTGCCCGTCACCCAGGTCTATGGCGCTCCGCCCGCGCAGGGAGCGCTTGTTTGATGATCACCGATGCAACCCTCGCGCGCTTCGTCGAGGCGCAAGCCCACGTCTATGACACGGCTTTGGCGGAAATCCGGACAGGTGCAAAGCGGTCGCACTGGATGTGGTTTATCTTCCCGCAGCTTCGTGGTCTGGGCCAGAGCCCGACTGCCCATTATTACGGCATTGCCTCGCTCGCGGAAGCCCGAGCCTATCTCGACCATGCTTTGCTGGGTCCGCGCTACCTCGAATGCGTGACGGCGCTGCAGGCGCTTGCGAGCCAAGACCCCATCTCAGTCTTCGGTTTGATCGATGCCAGGAAGCTGCGCTCCTCTTTGACCCTGTTCGCGTGCGCCGACCCTCAGCCGCTTTTCGCTGACGCACTGGACCGCTGGTTTGACGGTGAGTGGGATCCGGCAACACTGCAAATGCTGAAGGGCTGAGCAGAGAGACACGCCAAGAGGCTAGAGCAACAGGATTCATCAGCCTTGACGAATCCCGTGGAACAACGGAACATAAAGGGAACATCTGAGTCGATATGTTCCCATGCCCAGCCCCTCTCCTTCTCTCGATCAGCATCAGGTGGATGCTGTTAAAGCGCTTCGCGCGAACCTCGGGCAGAGTTGCGCGGTACACGTCCCTTCGCTGCCTTTTGGGGTGCCGGATATGGACGACCCGCTTGCCGACCATGGCCTCCATGGCGCTGGTCTGCATGAGATTGCCGCGGCCTCGGCAACGCTGAACGACGATGCCGCCGCCACGCTCTTTATCGCGGGCATCGCCGCACGCTTCGCGGCCCGTAAAAAGGCAGATATTTTCTGGGCCTTGAGCCGTTTTGACCTTTATGCGCCGGGTCTTGAACAGGTGGGCCTTGGTCCCGACCGGATTTTCTATGCGCAAGGGCTGAAAGACAGCGCGGTCCTGGCCATGGCGGAGGATGCCCTGCGCGATGGATCGCTGGCCTGCGTCATTGCGGAGGTGAAGGCGGCTGATCAGACGGCGACGCGCCGGCTGCAGCTTGCTGCCGCTGACGGTAAAACGCCGATGCTCCTCTTCCGGCGCCACCGTTTGCGCGAACGATGCCCTTTGATGGGCCTCTCCTCGGCGATGACGCGCTGGCGGATCGGCTGCGCGCCATCAGAGCCCCTGCCTCATCCCGGTATCGGCCGGCCGCGCTGGTCGGTCGAGCTCGTCCGGCAGCGCAATGGCAATCCCTTCTCTCTTGAATTGGAAGCGTGCGATGACACGGGTCGCCTCGCTCTACCTGCCCCAGCTCGCCATCGAGCGGCTGCGACGGCTAGAGCAACCAACCGAGCCGCTTGAGCACGTCACGGCCGGGCCCCGCTTCGCGCCGCCGGTCGACGATGATCCGGGTGCATGCTCCGTGCCGCGCGGCGGCGGCTGGCGTCCCGGTGCGCGCTGGGCCCGCGACGGGGTGCTAAGACATAAACCTATTGAGGCCGAGATCGACGCCTTGCCGGCGCATCAGCGCCCGTCCATGCGCGAGATGGGCCGACGGAGCGAAGCGGCCCAGCATCCCTTCCGGGCCATGCCTGCCGATGAAGGGGGCGGGTCAGTGTCAACGCCTGCGATCGGCTGGAGGCGCTTGTGGGGCAGGCCAACCATCCTGATCTCTCGCACGGGGCAGCGCGACATCGTCACCTCCGCCTGCCCAGTCGCGCTCGAACTCGGGCTTCGCCCAGGCATGGCGGCAGCCCACGCCCGCGCGCTGGTGACAGAGCTCGACGTCCGTGACGCTGAGCCGGACGCGGATCGCGCCTGGCTCGATCGGCTTGCTCTTCATGCAGTCGCTCACTGGACCCCGACGGCGAGCGTCAGCGGTGAGGATGGGCTTTGGCTGGATCTCACCGGCACCACCCATCTCTTCGGCGGGGAGCAGCGCTTCTGTCGACGACTGCTGCGCTTCCTTGAACGCTTGGGTTTTACCGCCAGCATCGCGATCGCCGGGACGCCAGGCGCCGCACATGCGCTGGCACGCTATGGGGGCGAAGCGGTGAGGCTCTTACCATCTGGAAAGGAAACCGAAGCGCTAGCCGACTTTCCTCTGGCAGCGCTGCGTCTTGAGCCTGAGGCGCTGCAGGGGGCCGCCCGGTTCGGGCTTGAGCGGATCGCGGACCTATACCCCATGCCGCGCGGACCCCTTGCCCGGCGGCTGGGCCTGAGGGCGGTGCAACGGCTCGACCAAGCGCGCGGCATTGTGGCAGAACCCCTAGTCCCGATGGTGCCGTTCGAAGCGCCACGGGTGGAACGCCGGCTGCTTGAGCCGATCGGCACGGCAGAGGCGATCATTCAGGTGATCCGCGATCTCGTCGATGACCTTGTGATCATGCTGCAGCAACGCAGCCTTGGCCTGCGCACCGCGCATCTTGCCTGTTTGATTGTCGATGGGAGCGACCAGCACATCGCCATCGGCACGGCCCGGGCGACGCGGGAGCCCATACATTTGAAGCGCATGTTATCTATGCGCGTCGAGCGGATCGATCCGGGCCTCGGTATCGAGGCGATGACCCTCACCGCCGCGCGCGTCGAAGCGCTGACAGCCCAGACGATTGAGGCTGGCCTCGGCCGGGATGAACGGCCGCCCGACGTCGCGCCGCTCGTTGATCAGCTTACGGGCAGGATCGAGCCGGACAGGCCCTTCCGCCTGACCTCCCATGAGAGCGATGTGCCCGAGCGGGCGGTGCGGCGGATCGGGCCGCTGGCAAAACCGTTGGGCTGGCCGCGCTGGAGGCGGCCGGTGCGGATGCTCAGGCACCCTGAGCCTCTTGTCCATGTCGTCGCCCTGATGCCCGACCATCCGCCGCGACGCTTTACCTGGCGAGGAAAAGCCTATCGTGTCGTCGCAGGCGACGGACCCGAGCGCATCCATGGCGAATGGTGGCGTTCGCGTGAGGAGCTATGGGCGGTGCGCGATTATTTCCGGGTCGAGGCGGAAGATGGTGGTCGCTTCTGGCTGTTCCGCCGCGGCGATGGGGTCGATGAGCAGACCGGTAATTTAAGCTGGTTCATGCACGGGATCTTCGGCTGATGGCCCGCTATGTCGAGCTGCAGGTAACAAGCCACTTCTCCTTCCTGCGCGGCGCCTCCTCGCCCGAACAGCTTTTCTCCGCCGCAGCGCTGCTGGGGCACACGGTACTCGGCCTTGCCGATTGGGGCAGCGTTGCAGGCGTGGTGCGCGGTTGGGACGCACAGAAGGTGACCGGGGTGCGGATGATCGCCGGGTGTCGGGTCGGTCTGCGGGACGGGCGCACCCTCCTCCTCTATCCCACCGATCGCTCGGCCTGGTCTCGCCTGACCCGGCTGCTTTCCATCGGCAAGGCCCGCGGGGGCAAGGGCTTTTGTCTTCTCGACTGGGCCGACGTCGTCGCCCATGCCGAGGGGCAGGTCGCGATCCTCGTACCTGATCTTCCCGGCAACAGCATGCTGTCCAATTTGGCCGAGTTGCAAGAGGCGTTTGGCGCCCGCGCCTATATGGCACTATCGCTGCGCCGACGGCCGGGAGACATCGCCCGGTTGCATGGGCTGGACACAATGGCCCGCGCCACGGGCGTGCGCAGCGTTGCCACCGGCGATATCCTCTATCATTCGCCGGAGATGCGACCGCTGCAGGATGTCATGACCGCGATCCGTGAAAAGACCAGCATCGATGCCCTCGGCTTCAGGCGCGAGCGTTATATGGACCGCAACCTCAAAGCGCCCGAGGAGATGGAGCGGCGCTTCGCTGCCTTCCCCGACGCGATCGAGGCCAGCGCGGATATTGCCGATCAATGCCGGTTTGACCTGGGGGAGATCCAATATCAATATCCCTATGAGCAGGTGATGGAGGGCCGCACCGCGCAGGAGGCGCTGGCCGCCCTTACTGCAGAGGGCGGCGCGCGCATGTTCCCCACCGGGTTGCCGCCGCTCTATGCGCAGCAGATCGACCATGAGCTCAAACTGATCGAGCAACTGGGTTACGCCCCCTATTTCCTGACAGTAAATGCGATCGTCGCTGAGAGTCGGCGGCGGGGCATTTTGTGTCAGGGGCGGGGCTCGGCCGCCAATAGCTGCGTTTGTTTCATGCTGGGCATCACTTCGATCGATCCCATCAAGCATGAGCTGCTCTTCGAGCGCTTTGTCTCAGGCGAGCGCAAGGAGCCGCCCGATATCGACGTCGATTTCGAGCATGAGCGGCGCGAGGAAATCATCCAGTGGATCTACCAGACCTATGGCCGGACCCGCTCGGCGCTGACAGCGGTGGTGACCCGCTATCGCACG encodes:
- a CDS encoding SOS response-associated peptidase family protein — encoded protein: MAEIEMIEAIWGSNPQFSDGISYEFIRAEGKRFPSNRCLVPASEFHIRNGEKKFRAFRQDGNFFYLAGFWEPPMGSWPVSYRILTVDANPEVIRYQARHGAIIERRGAQEWLDFTVPEEELLVTPPAGMFALEEILTQPVQTNLAF
- a CDS encoding type II toxin-antitoxin system VapC family toxin, with protein sequence MFVDASALTSILAHESDAPELLARLQKARVRLTSPLAVGETVLAIARILDLEVRHAHQAVDEFLALAEIQVTAVPPEARNHAIDAYDRYGKSRHPASLNFGDCFAYACARIAGVPLLYKGDDFPSDRTS
- a CDS encoding SOS response-associated peptidase, giving the protein MCNDYRLEVDIASIAEDFKNLQIRIKMPEGAPNVPAREDIKITDMAPIVRSIEGERGVGELVNRRWSWPGPKGKPVYNFRSEGRAFSSHRCLIVADGFYEFTDPADPTRKRRDKWLFTLKDHPWFCIAGIWRESPAGEAFTMLTMDAGPDVAPYHHRQIIPLTRDQWADWLDPTVPASEVLRWLPQGSLPVTQVYGAPPAQGALV
- a CDS encoding DUF1810 domain-containing protein, with protein sequence MITDATLARFVEAQAHVYDTALAEIRTGAKRSHWMWFIFPQLRGLGQSPTAHYYGIASLAEARAYLDHALLGPRYLECVTALQALASQDPISVFGLIDARKLRSSLTLFACADPQPLFADALDRWFDGEWDPATLQMLKG
- a CDS encoding ImuA family protein, whose protein sequence is MDDPLADHGLHGAGLHEIAAASATLNDDAAATLFIAGIAARFAARKKADIFWALSRFDLYAPGLEQVGLGPDRIFYAQGLKDSAVLAMAEDALRDGSLACVIAEVKAADQTATRRLQLAAADGKTPMLLFRRHRLRERCPLMGLSSAMTRWRIGCAPSEPLPHPGIGRPRWSVELVRQRNGNPFSLELEACDDTGRLALPAPARHRAAATARATNRAA
- a CDS encoding DUF6504 family protein produces the protein MTRVASLYLPQLAIERLRRLEQPTEPLEHVTAGPRFAPPVDDDPGACSVPRGGGWRPGARWARDGVLRHKPIEAEIDALPAHQRPSMREMGRRSEAAQHPFRAMPADEGGGSVSTPAIGWRRLWGRPTILISRTGQRDIVTSACPVALELGLRPGMAAAHARALVTELDVRDAEPDADRAWLDRLALHAVAHWTPTASVSGEDGLWLDLTGTTHLFGGEQRFCRRLLRFLERLGFTASIAIAGTPGAAHALARYGGEAVRLLPSGKETEALADFPLAALRLEPEALQGAARFGLERIADLYPMPRGPLARRLGLRAVQRLDQARGIVAEPLVPMVPFEAPRVERRLLEPIGTAEAIIQVIRDLVDDLVIMLQQRSLGLRTAHLACLIVDGSDQHIAIGTARATREPIHLKRMLSMRVERIDPGLGIEAMTLTAARVEALTAQTIEAGLGRDERPPDVAPLVDQLTGRIEPDRPFRLTSHESDVPERAVRRIGPLAKPLGWPRWRRPVRMLRHPEPLVHVVALMPDHPPRRFTWRGKAYRVVAGDGPERIHGEWWRSREELWAVRDYFRVEAEDGGRFWLFRRGDGVDEQTGNLSWFMHGIFG